One window of Fusobacterium sp. SYSU M8D902 genomic DNA carries:
- a CDS encoding L,D-transpeptidase family protein — protein MKYLKFFICQFILGTALFAFSGQEEWSTVATYDNSIPENIKVNEKYKGGHPEVLDYVFVRGRVANLRDLPSTKGKVIGKYGYDTKLKALKKVLYYGNYWFFVEDSKGKTGYISANLVRKRVFRFQKALDKINELEKFVVDQKGMGRELASTSSYVPNPNNQNFKRAKDKYGTSLDQSSIGRSVVNNEEIYIPDRSILSVVQRGKTTSRVKVANIPEELIISNSTMTKNPVIQEDFSKVVAIDVSNQNMMVFEKNRSKEWEVISYVYSKTGIESQLGFETPKGFFTAPMVKYVMPYNGEAGDKQGYARYAMRFSGGGYLHGTPINYDEEINKEFFMKQKEKTLGTFTGTRKCIRTTEEHAKFLFDWVMKTPNKKQNEQRLTENVMFIIF, from the coding sequence ATGAAATATTTAAAGTTTTTTATCTGTCAATTTATTTTAGGAACAGCTTTGTTTGCTTTTTCGGGGCAGGAGGAGTGGTCCACAGTAGCTACTTATGACAACAGTATTCCAGAGAATATAAAGGTCAATGAAAAGTACAAAGGTGGTCATCCTGAAGTATTAGACTATGTATTCGTAAGAGGAAGAGTAGCTAATTTAAGAGATCTACCTTCAACTAAAGGAAAGGTAATTGGAAAATATGGTTATGATACTAAATTAAAAGCTCTAAAAAAAGTATTGTACTATGGAAACTACTGGTTTTTTGTAGAAGATTCTAAAGGAAAAACAGGGTATATCTCAGCAAATCTTGTAAGAAAGAGAGTTTTTAGATTCCAGAAAGCTTTGGATAAGATAAATGAGTTAGAAAAATTTGTAGTTGATCAAAAGGGTATGGGAAGAGAACTAGCAAGTACAAGTTCATATGTGCCAAATCCAAATAACCAAAATTTTAAAAGAGCAAAAGATAAATATGGAACTTCATTGGATCAGAGCAGTATAGGGAGATCTGTTGTGAACAATGAAGAGATATATATTCCAGATAGATCAATTTTATCGGTAGTTCAAAGAGGAAAAACAACTTCAAGAGTAAAAGTAGCTAATATACCTGAAGAGTTAATAATATCTAACTCTACAATGACAAAAAATCCAGTAATTCAAGAGGATTTTTCAAAAGTAGTAGCAATAGATGTATCTAACCAAAATATGATGGTTTTTGAAAAGAATAGAAGTAAAGAGTGGGAAGTTATCTCATATGTATATAGTAAAACAGGTATTGAAAGTCAATTGGGATTTGAAACTCCAAAGGGATTCTTTACAGCTCCAATGGTAAAATATGTGATGCCATATAATGGAGAGGCAGGAGATAAGCAAGGGTATGCAAGATATGCTATGAGATTTTCAGGTGGTGGATATCTACACGGAACTCCTATCAACTATGATGAAGAGATAAATAAAGAGTTTTTTATGAAACAAAAAGAGAAAACATTGGGAACATTTACAGGAACTAGAAAATGTATAAGAACAACAGAGGAACATGCTAAGTTTTTATTTGATTGGGTAATGAAAACACCTAATAAAAAGCAAAACGAACAAAGACTTACTGAAAATGTAATGTTTATAATTTTTTAA
- a CDS encoding cyclic nucleotide-binding domain-containing protein translates to MIEKINLATNNIAILGALTQNEIEYLLKFLNRKDYSKGEIVYCQNSSPENIYIVEVGTVQMRINTDFKNNFSKTYNIGDCFGQTALLGIIPNIGECIALSDVTLLELSKFSFHKLSKENNQIFVKLLLNLTREICRYNHYIINKSLENR, encoded by the coding sequence ATGATAGAAAAAATTAATTTAGCAACAAATAATATTGCCATCTTAGGAGCTTTAACTCAGAATGAAATTGAGTATTTACTTAAATTTCTTAATAGAAAGGATTATTCAAAGGGAGAGATTGTTTACTGTCAAAACTCATCTCCTGAAAATATCTATATAGTTGAAGTTGGTACTGTTCAAATGAGAATTAATACAGATTTTAAAAATAATTTCTCAAAAACATATAATATTGGAGATTGTTTTGGGCAGACTGCTCTTTTAGGAATTATCCCTAATATAGGGGAGTGTATAGCTTTAAGTGATGTTACTCTTTTAGAACTCTCTAAATTTTCATTTCATAAACTATCAAAAGAAAATAATCAAATTTTTGTTAAATTACTACTCAATTTAACAAGAGAGATCTGTAGATATAATCATTACATTATAAATAAATCATTGGAAAATAGATAG
- a CDS encoding rubredoxin, protein MCEVCGYVYDPAVGDVEHGIPAGTPFAEVSEDWVCPPCGAGKNHFSKMKF, encoded by the coding sequence ATGTGTGAAGTTTGTGGATATGTTTATGATCCTGCTGTTGGAGATGTGGAGCACGGTATCCCTGCTGGTACACCTTTTGCTGAAGTATCTGAAGATTGGGTATGTCCACCTTGTGGAGCTGGAAAAAACCATTTTTCTAAAATGAAATTCTAG
- a CDS encoding YdcF family protein — protein sequence MFLIEKIISMTLISPLLIIILLLIIGVGNIFNRRKKSGLVLIIISVILYCASTDWIIDKKIYKLESSYPVVSEEELSKGEAYILLGGGIITTTVEGNIPGVLATTRILKTAEYYRKYPKKIYISGGTPLQNQESESSVYARELKELGVKEEDIIIEESSKNTNENALLIKEKLEQDGVKNVVLITSATHMKRSMFIFQKKLDGVNIYPAPCNFLASQEKENNFYYIPKYYNFLKFQLWLWETVGNTYYKIRY from the coding sequence ATGTTTTTAATAGAGAAAATAATATCAATGACATTAATATCACCACTATTAATAATTATACTATTGTTAATTATTGGGGTGGGAAACATCTTCAATAGAAGAAAAAAATCTGGATTAGTGCTAATAATTATAAGTGTGATACTATATTGTGCTTCTACAGATTGGATAATAGATAAAAAGATATATAAATTAGAAAGTAGTTATCCAGTTGTATCAGAAGAGGAACTATCAAAAGGGGAGGCATATATATTACTCGGTGGTGGAATAATAACTACAACTGTAGAGGGGAATATTCCTGGAGTACTGGCAACAACAAGAATTTTAAAGACAGCAGAGTATTATAGAAAATATCCTAAAAAAATATATATTTCAGGAGGAACACCTCTACAAAATCAAGAGAGTGAGAGTTCAGTGTATGCTAGAGAGCTTAAGGAACTTGGAGTTAAAGAAGAGGATATTATAATAGAAGAAAGTAGTAAGAATACAAATGAAAATGCTCTATTAATAAAGGAAAAATTAGAACAAGATGGAGTAAAAAATGTAGTATTGATAACTTCAGCAACTCATATGAAAAGAAGTATGTTTATTTTTCAAAAGAAGTTAGACGGGGTTAATATCTATCCAGCACCATGTAATTTCTTAGCTTCACAAGAAAAAGAGAATAATTTTTATTATATACCAAAATACTATAATTTTTTAAAATTTCAACTTTGGTTATGGGAAACAGTGGGAAATACCTATTATAAAATAAGATATTAA
- a CDS encoding ribonucleotide-diphosphate reductase subunit beta, with amino-acid sequence MDRKKLFNPMGVDTLTERKIIKGNSTNIFNLNNVKYGWANHLYRTMMGNFWIPEKIDLTQDRVDYNNLTSYEKEAYDGILSFLIFLDSIQTNNIPNVSDYITAPEINLILSIQTFQEAIHSQSYQYIIESILPKETRNYIYDKWRDDKVLFERNSYIAEIYQKFIESPSDENFAKVMIADYLLESLYFYNGFNFFYLLASRNKMMGTSDIIRLINRDELSHVVIFQQMIKEIKNENPNFFQEDSIYEMFKKAVEQEIIWTNHIIGANILGITEKSTEDYTKWLANERLKGIGLAPIYEGYSKNPYKHLERFADTEGDGNVKANFFEGTVTSYNMSSSIEGWDEI; translated from the coding sequence GTGGATAGGAAAAAACTATTTAATCCTATGGGAGTGGACACACTAACTGAAAGAAAGATTATAAAGGGAAATAGTACAAACATATTTAATTTAAATAATGTAAAATATGGTTGGGCTAATCATCTTTATAGAACGATGATGGGAAACTTTTGGATACCAGAGAAGATAGATTTAACACAGGATAGAGTTGATTATAATAACTTGACATCATATGAAAAAGAGGCATATGATGGAATACTATCTTTTTTAATCTTTTTAGATAGTATACAAACAAATAATATACCAAATGTTTCAGATTATATTACAGCTCCTGAGATAAATTTGATTTTATCAATTCAAACATTCCAAGAGGCTATACATTCACAGTCATATCAGTATATAATAGAATCTATTCTACCTAAAGAAACAAGAAACTATATATATGATAAATGGAGAGATGATAAGGTATTATTTGAGAGAAATAGCTATATAGCTGAAATATACCAAAAATTTATAGAGAGTCCAAGTGATGAGAATTTTGCAAAGGTTATGATAGCAGATTACCTATTGGAATCACTGTACTTCTATAATGGATTTAATTTTTTCTACCTACTAGCAAGTAGAAATAAGATGATGGGAACATCTGACATAATAAGACTGATAAATAGAGATGAACTTTCTCATGTAGTTATATTTCAACAGATGATAAAAGAGATAAAAAATGAAAATCCTAATTTTTTCCAAGAGGATAGCATTTATGAGATGTTTAAAAAAGCTGTTGAACAGGAGATCATCTGGACAAATCACATAATTGGAGCAAATATTTTGGGAATAACAGAAAAGAGTACAGAGGATTATACTAAATGGTTGGCTAATGAAAGACTTAAGGGGATTGGATTAGCACCAATATATGAAGGATACAGTAAAAATCCATACAAACATTTAGAGAGATTTGCTGATACAGAGGGAGATGGAAATGTAAAGGCTAATTTTTTTGAAGGAACTGTTACAAGTTATAATATGAGCTCTTCTATTGAAGGTTGGGACGAAATATAG
- a CDS encoding ribonucleoside-diphosphate reductase subunit alpha encodes MKWVVNRAGIKEELDIKKIREKLIKACDGLEINMVELESHIDAIYQEGIKTKKIQETLINQAVSMVSFEEPDWTYVAGRLLMMETEREVFHKRGFSYGKFYQTIEILTKKGVYDSRLMEFSKEEIDILGNYIAPERDMLYDYAGANMLVNRYLMKYRGDICELPQEVFMCIAMLLALNEENRVEVAKQFYNALSLKKISLATPILANLRIPQGNLSSCFITAIDDNIESIFYNIDTIAKISKNGGGVGVNISRIRAKNSMVNGYYNASGGVVPWIRIVNDTAVAVNQQGRRAGAVTVALDTWHLDIEKFLELQTENGDQRTKAYDIYPQVVVSDLFMKRVENNESWTLIDPYEIRMKFGIELCELYGEEFERVYTEIEGDTTLQLKKSIKARELFKEIMKVQIETGMPYIFFKDSANRMNHNQHMGMIGNGNLCMESFSNFSPSKNYRERSEKEEQGVRSVDLGMVHTCNLVSMNLAEIEKEELEEITKIAVRILDNTIDLTETPILESDRHNSHYRTIGVGTMGLADYMAKEFMIYEESLEDIDALYEKIALYTVKASALLAKERGAYRYFEGSMWNRGVFFQKDQKWYENNSQYSKEWQEVFELVKRYGIRNGELSAVAPNTSTSLLMGATASVNPTFSRFFIEKNQKGAVPRVVKYLKERAWFYPEFKNVDPKIYVKMMSRIGKWTTQGVSMELLFDLNKNIRAKDIFETFLTAWKEGCKSVYYIRTIQKNTNIVNEKEECESCSG; translated from the coding sequence TAGAGATCAATATGGTGGAGTTAGAGAGCCATATAGATGCTATATATCAAGAGGGAATAAAGACAAAAAAGATACAGGAGACATTAATAAATCAAGCTGTTAGTATGGTCAGTTTTGAAGAGCCAGATTGGACATATGTAGCTGGAAGACTTTTGATGATGGAAACAGAAAGAGAGGTCTTTCATAAAAGAGGATTTTCATATGGAAAGTTTTATCAAACTATAGAGATACTTACAAAAAAAGGTGTTTATGATAGTAGATTGATGGAATTTTCTAAAGAAGAGATAGATATATTAGGAAACTATATAGCTCCAGAGAGGGATATGTTGTATGATTATGCTGGTGCTAATATGTTGGTAAATAGATACTTGATGAAATATAGAGGAGATATTTGTGAGTTACCTCAAGAAGTATTTATGTGTATAGCAATGTTGCTAGCTTTAAACGAGGAGAATAGAGTTGAAGTAGCAAAACAATTTTATAATGCTCTATCTTTGAAAAAGATATCATTAGCTACTCCGATTTTAGCTAACTTGAGAATACCTCAAGGAAATTTATCTTCATGCTTTATAACAGCCATTGATGACAATATAGAGTCTATTTTTTATAACATAGATACAATTGCTAAGATCAGTAAAAATGGTGGAGGGGTAGGAGTAAATATCTCTAGAATAAGAGCAAAAAACTCAATGGTAAATGGTTACTATAATGCTAGTGGTGGAGTAGTTCCTTGGATAAGAATAGTAAATGATACAGCAGTTGCAGTGAATCAGCAAGGGAGACGTGCTGGAGCTGTTACAGTAGCCTTAGATACTTGGCATTTGGATATTGAAAAGTTTTTAGAACTACAGACAGAAAATGGAGATCAAAGAACGAAAGCTTATGATATATATCCACAAGTTGTTGTTTCAGATCTATTTATGAAAAGAGTAGAAAATAATGAGAGCTGGACATTGATTGATCCATATGAGATAAGAATGAAGTTTGGTATTGAATTGTGTGAACTATATGGAGAGGAATTTGAGAGAGTCTACACTGAGATAGAAGGAGATACTACTCTTCAATTAAAGAAGAGTATAAAAGCAAGAGAGCTCTTTAAAGAGATTATGAAGGTACAGATAGAGACAGGAATGCCATATATTTTCTTTAAAGATAGTGCAAACAGAATGAATCATAACCAACATATGGGTATGATTGGAAATGGAAATCTATGTATGGAGAGCTTTTCTAATTTTTCTCCAAGCAAAAATTATAGAGAGAGATCAGAGAAAGAGGAGCAAGGAGTGAGAAGTGTAGATCTAGGAATGGTACATACTTGCAACTTAGTTTCTATGAATTTGGCTGAAATAGAGAAAGAGGAGTTAGAGGAGATTACAAAAATAGCAGTTAGAATCTTAGACAATACAATAGATCTAACAGAGACTCCGATTTTAGAGTCAGATAGACACAATTCTCACTATAGAACAATCGGTGTAGGAACAATGGGACTTGCTGACTATATGGCTAAAGAGTTTATGATATATGAAGAATCTTTGGAAGATATAGATGCTCTATATGAGAAGATAGCTCTTTATACAGTAAAAGCTTCAGCACTTTTAGCTAAGGAGAGAGGTGCATACAGATACTTTGAAGGATCTATGTGGAACAGAGGAGTATTTTTTCAAAAAGATCAAAAATGGTATGAAAATAATTCTCAATACTCTAAAGAGTGGCAGGAAGTATTTGAGTTGGTTAAGAGATATGGTATTCGTAATGGAGAGTTATCAGCAGTGGCTCCAAATACATCAACTTCTTTATTGATGGGAGCAACAGCATCTGTAAATCCAACTTTTTCAAGATTTTTTATAGAGAAAAATCAAAAGGGAGCTGTACCAAGAGTTGTAAAATATCTAAAGGAGAGAGCTTGGTTCTATCCAGAATTTAAAAATGTAGATCCAAAAATCTATGTAAAAATGATGAGCAGAATAGGAAAATGGACAACTCAAGGTGTATCTATGGAACTTCTTTTTGACTTGAATAAAAATATAAGAGCTAAAGATATATTTGAAACTTTTTTGACAGCTTGGAAAGAGGGGTGCAAATCAGTTTATTATATTAGAACGATTCAAAAAAATACCAATATAGTTAATGAGAAAGAGGAGTGTGAAAGTTGTAGTGGATAG